One genomic segment of Deinococcus sp. YIM 134068 includes these proteins:
- a CDS encoding SBBP repeat-containing protein, producing the protein MVGRIRRRSIVSSPLTRRAGVLLLGAALLGCSQQASLPISGTGGGFHLEAEEGSIEPDVTAQVSGQAVSDPISGGRGISDPAASGGRAVALWGTNDAVNFTVPASLPAGRYTVRFRGRGEAYQGWPTVALLDRHWRRLATATLDTATYDLRTFGEFEVQPGQTLVFRFLNDHYEGPGRDRNAVVDYLVIEPVASQTTGYAVQFGTEHWDRGQDIAVDASDNAYVAGTAEGTFPGQTRTGFNDVFVRKVNAQGQEVWTRQFGGEGEEAVGGIAVDAAGNSYVAGFTSWGLSGQTSQGGFDAFVRKYTANGTEVWTRQFGTTAREELKDVSLDAVGNVYVVGVTSGSLPGQTNLGGYDGFVRKYTANGTEVWTRQFGTGDFDVAWAVDVDAEGHVFVAGNTSGVLPGAAVEGGSGVFVSKFTAFGEVIWTRQFGSHTPDGSALDPTYSYPSGLPMLDDSVNDLEVDAAGNVFVAGRINFDRALPGQTSAGGGLDAYVRKYSRDGVALWTRQPGTPGNDVGSLALDSAGNVFLARTFNVVPLAAETSVLKYTPDGTLLQTLDLGGPGNVGAVSVGKTGNIFLTGFTLQPLPGYVQRGKLDAFVTKRIP; encoded by the coding sequence CCGCCGCGCCGGAGTCCTGCTCCTGGGTGCCGCGCTGCTCGGATGCAGTCAGCAGGCGTCTCTCCCTATATCCGGGACGGGAGGAGGTTTTCACCTGGAGGCGGAGGAGGGGAGCATCGAGCCGGACGTCACCGCCCAGGTCAGCGGGCAGGCGGTGTCCGACCCCATCAGCGGCGGGCGCGGCATCTCCGACCCCGCCGCCAGCGGGGGCCGCGCCGTCGCCCTGTGGGGCACCAACGACGCCGTGAACTTCACCGTCCCCGCCTCCCTCCCCGCCGGGCGCTACACCGTCCGCTTCCGGGGACGGGGCGAGGCCTACCAGGGCTGGCCCACCGTGGCCTTGCTCGACCGCCACTGGCGACGGCTGGCGACCGCGACGCTGGACACGGCGACGTACGACCTGCGGACGTTTGGGGAGTTCGAGGTGCAGCCGGGGCAGACGTTGGTGTTCCGCTTCCTCAACGACCACTACGAGGGGCCGGGCAGGGACCGCAACGCCGTGGTCGACTACCTCGTCATCGAACCCGTGGCAAGTCAGACGACCGGGTATGCTGTCCAATTCGGTACAGAGCATTGGGACCGGGGGCAGGACATCGCGGTGGACGCGAGCGACAATGCCTACGTTGCGGGGACCGCTGAGGGGACCTTCCCCGGTCAGACAAGGACGGGATTCAACGACGTCTTCGTGCGGAAGGTCAACGCACAGGGGCAGGAGGTGTGGACCCGGCAGTTCGGAGGTGAGGGAGAGGAGGCCGTCGGGGGAATCGCCGTGGATGCAGCAGGAAACAGCTACGTCGCCGGGTTCACCTCCTGGGGTCTGTCCGGTCAGACCTCGCAGGGTGGGTTTGACGCCTTTGTGCGGAAGTACACGGCGAACGGAACTGAGGTCTGGACCCGGCAGTTCGGGACAACTGCCAGGGAGGAATTGAAAGATGTCAGCCTCGACGCCGTGGGGAATGTCTACGTCGTGGGGGTGACGTCGGGGAGCTTGCCGGGACAGACCAATCTTGGGGGCTACGACGGCTTTGTGCGGAAATACACGGCGAACGGGACCGAAGTCTGGACCCGGCAGTTCGGGACGGGGGACTTCGATGTGGCGTGGGCCGTCGACGTGGACGCGGAGGGACACGTCTTCGTTGCAGGAAATACCAGCGGCGTCTTACCCGGCGCTGCCGTGGAGGGAGGCAGCGGCGTCTTCGTGAGCAAGTTCACGGCCTTCGGTGAGGTGATCTGGACCCGGCAGTTCGGGAGTCACACGCCCGACGGCTCCGCCCTGGACCCCACCTATTCCTACCCGTCCGGCCTCCCCATGCTGGACGATAGCGTCAACGACCTGGAAGTGGATGCAGCCGGGAACGTCTTCGTCGCGGGCCGCATCAACTTTGACCGGGCGCTTCCGGGACAGACGAGCGCGGGCGGCGGTCTCGACGCCTACGTGCGCAAGTACAGCCGTGACGGAGTGGCGCTCTGGACGCGTCAGCCGGGAACGCCCGGCAACGATGTCGGTAGTCTTGCGCTCGACTCGGCGGGGAACGTTTTCCTCGCTCGGACCTTCAACGTCGTCCCCCTCGCCGCCGAGACCTCGGTCCTCAAGTACACCCCGGACGGCACACTGCTCCAGACCCTGGACCTGGGCGGGCCGGGGAATGTGGGAGCGGTTTCGGTGGGCAAGACAGGCAATATCTTCCTGACTGGCTTCACATTGCAGCCCCTGCCGGGGTACGTCCAGAGGGGCAAGCTCGACGCCTTCGTGACAAAGCGCATTCCCTAG